One window of the ANME-2 cluster archaeon genome contains the following:
- a CDS encoding DUF5350 domain-containing protein yields MGKTGSIEWGRIKGRKGKVRLVPKSNMTHKRPGPAQRFDSAGVKRRRFKRSAKAIQK; encoded by the coding sequence ATGGGTAAGACCGGTTCAATAGAATGGGGGAGAATCAAAGGCCGAAAGGGTAAGGTCAGGTTAGTTCCAAAAAGTAATATGACACATAAGCGTCCAGGTCCGGCACAGCGCTTCGACTCGGCAGGTGTCAAACGCAGACGGTTCAAGCGTTCTGCAAAAGCAATACAGAAATAG
- a CDS encoding NAD(P)-dependent glycerol-1-phosphate dehydrogenase, whose amino-acid sequence MNELNADTSDSRWMLLPRNVVVGNGVVNDIGNVCNALKLNGNALIVSGPTTLYKAAKTVSQVLEDTGCNVHSTVVHRAEMSEVEMVEDLITQIDPENRVFLLGVGGGKAIDIAKLASERAACSFISVPTAASHDGIVSSRASISQDGVSASIEAKPPVAVVADTQIIARAPFRLLAAGCGDIISKCTAVRDWELAHRLKGTKISEYASHLSMMTAKILMESAESIKPDLPESARMVVKALVASGVAMSIAGSSRPASGSEHKFSHALNQVAPQPALHGEQCGVGSIMMMYLHGGDWQRIRQTLKTIGAPTNAKELGIDPEDIIQALVQAHTIRPERYTILGTGLTEEAARSVAKITQVIE is encoded by the coding sequence ATGAACGAGCTAAATGCTGACACGTCTGATTCTCGATGGATGCTGCTACCAAGAAATGTGGTTGTTGGAAACGGTGTCGTCAATGATATTGGTAACGTATGCAACGCACTTAAACTTAATGGGAATGCTTTGATAGTGAGCGGACCCACTACCCTGTATAAAGCCGCAAAAACGGTAAGCCAGGTGCTTGAAGATACTGGCTGCAATGTTCATTCTACCGTGGTCCACCGGGCAGAAATGAGCGAGGTGGAGATGGTTGAGGATCTTATTACACAGATAGACCCTGAAAACCGGGTTTTCCTGCTGGGTGTGGGTGGAGGAAAAGCCATAGACATAGCCAAACTGGCATCTGAGCGGGCAGCATGCAGTTTTATCAGTGTTCCAACTGCCGCATCCCATGACGGTATCGTTTCATCCAGGGCTTCAATTTCACAAGATGGCGTGAGCGCATCCATAGAGGCAAAACCCCCTGTGGCTGTCGTAGCAGATACACAGATAATTGCCAGGGCACCATTCAGGCTTCTGGCGGCCGGTTGTGGTGATATTATTTCAAAATGTACTGCAGTACGGGATTGGGAACTGGCGCACCGGCTTAAAGGTACCAAAATAAGCGAATATGCATCACACCTGTCCATGATGACAGCTAAGATACTTATGGAATCAGCAGAATCCATCAAACCCGATTTACCCGAATCAGCCAGGATGGTGGTCAAGGCTCTGGTGGCCAGTGGCGTGGCTATGAGCATTGCAGGTTCATCCAGGCCTGCGAGCGGTTCTGAGCATAAGTTCAGTCATGCTTTGAACCAGGTAGCACCACAACCTGCTTTGCACGGGGAACAGTGCGGTGTAGGTTCGATAATGATGATGTACCTCCACGGGGGGGACTGGCAGAGGATACGCCAGACCCTGAAAACCATAGGAGCACCCACCAATGCAAAAGAACTGGGTATTGACCCAGAAGATATTATCCAGGCGCTGGTACAGGCCCATACAATTCGTCCGGAACGCTATACCATACTGGGTACCGGATTGACAGAAGAGGCAGCAAGAAGTGTTGCAAAGATTACACAGGTCATAGAATGA
- a CDS encoding stage II sporulation protein M, which translates to MMDTEETFWNDPVRRTTPDVRAYLELLRPYILIISSLFVVSVFTGYLAGYFNPEIAQQMMGQFEESYGWIAGKSPLVILLFIFANNTLNSFIAMVLGVVFGLWPVLFILINGFFIGLVVFESAREISIFIILAALIPHGIIELPVIFISAAIGLRLGYITILKISGKMDVSIQKELFQAVRFFIKLIVPLLFLAALIETFVTSAIIYILMS; encoded by the coding sequence ATGATGGATACTGAAGAAACGTTCTGGAACGACCCTGTCCGCCGCACCACACCTGATGTGCGTGCTTACCTCGAACTGCTCCGTCCCTATATACTCATAATTTCAAGCTTGTTCGTTGTTTCGGTTTTTACAGGATACCTGGCAGGATACTTCAACCCGGAGATAGCGCAACAGATGATGGGGCAGTTCGAAGAATCCTACGGCTGGATAGCTGGTAAATCTCCCCTGGTCATTTTGCTATTCATCTTTGCAAATAACACGCTCAATAGTTTTATTGCCATGGTGCTTGGGGTGGTTTTCGGGCTTTGGCCCGTACTGTTCATTCTTATAAACGGATTTTTTATTGGTTTAGTGGTATTCGAATCTGCCAGGGAGATCAGCATATTTATAATATTGGCCGCGCTCATACCCCATGGAATAATTGAATTACCGGTGATATTTATCAGCGCAGCCATAGGATTGAGGCTTGGCTATATTACCATTTTGAAAATATCCGGTAAAATGGATGTGAGCATTCAGAAGGAATTATTCCAGGCAGTCAGGTTCTTTATAAAATTAATTGTACCGCTCCTGTTTCTCGCAGCTCTTATCGAAACATTTGTAACATCTGCGATAATCTATATCCTGATGTCTTGA
- a CDS encoding DUF63 family protein — translation MGILQSIQGFIYQYYIDPIIHDTGYNPVNTVTWAIILGLCLFGVLKLLDKLDVKADWDFVKAIIPFILAGSTLRVFEDAELFSPPLQYLFITPPIYILMFLITVLLLVLSIGLQKAGYVKDWKKAFGAAGVLWVLANLYILLSYESITNIKALVIIPVLGTALAALVTLVASRTGYTMFTRRVNITILLAHMLDASSTFFGVDFLGYYEKHVVPSFLIDLTGTASIMFPLKLMIFIPVIYILDTQFDDDDESKRLRDLVKLTIIVLGLAPATRNTVRMVLGI, via the coding sequence ATGGGGATTTTACAAAGCATTCAGGGCTTTATTTACCAATATTACATCGATCCAATAATCCATGACACAGGTTATAATCCGGTAAATACGGTAACCTGGGCAATTATTCTGGGATTGTGCCTGTTCGGTGTACTAAAACTGCTTGACAAACTTGACGTGAAAGCGGATTGGGATTTTGTCAAGGCTATCATTCCTTTTATACTGGCCGGTTCAACACTCAGGGTCTTTGAAGATGCCGAACTGTTCAGCCCTCCTTTGCAGTACCTGTTCATAACTCCTCCCATATACATTCTGATGTTCTTGATTACGGTTCTCCTGCTTGTTTTGTCAATCGGACTGCAGAAGGCCGGTTATGTGAAGGACTGGAAAAAGGCATTCGGAGCAGCAGGGGTTTTATGGGTACTGGCCAATCTGTATATACTATTATCCTATGAAAGTATCACCAACATAAAGGCACTGGTCATAATACCAGTATTAGGAACAGCACTGGCAGCGCTTGTAACTCTGGTGGCCAGCCGCACCGGGTATACGATGTTCACTCGTCGTGTCAATATTACCATCCTCCTGGCACATATGCTGGATGCCTCGTCAACGTTCTTTGGTGTGGATTTCCTGGGATATTATGAAAAACACGTTGTGCCTTCCTTCCTTATCGACCTGACAGGTACAGCAAGTATCATGTTCCCGTTAAAGCTCATGATATTCATTCCAGTCATATACATTCTCGACACCCAGTTCGATGACGATGATGAATCAAAGCGGCTGAGAGACCTTGTAAAACTGACCATCATTGTACTTGGACTGGCACCGGCGACCAGGAACACGGTAAGGATGGTTCTGGGAATATGA
- a CDS encoding UPF0179 family protein, with amino-acid sequence MDEDTIVTLIGVRMAKPGNVFVFRGKTPDCEGCKLKNTCMNLDIGGHYKVISVRDSPPLVCAVHDKGVQAVEVVGAPRTVLLESRMARQGSAVVYEPVSCDESDCNMFEMCQNPGPVPGNRYTIVKVVGEPNGDCVKDFSLKIVEMK; translated from the coding sequence ATGGATGAAGATACAATTGTAACACTCATTGGCGTAAGAATGGCAAAACCCGGAAATGTGTTCGTGTTCAGGGGAAAGACTCCAGATTGTGAAGGATGCAAGCTGAAGAACACCTGTATGAACCTGGATATTGGAGGACATTATAAAGTTATAAGCGTCAGAGATTCACCTCCTCTTGTTTGTGCGGTACATGATAAAGGTGTCCAGGCTGTTGAAGTGGTGGGGGCACCCCGGACTGTCCTTCTTGAGAGCCGGATGGCGCGGCAGGGATCGGCAGTAGTGTATGAACCGGTATCATGCGATGAATCAGACTGTAATATGTTCGAGATGTGCCAGAACCCGGGTCCCGTACCGGGGAACAGATACACCATTGTGAAGGTTGTTGGTGAACCCAATGGCGATTGTGTAAAGGATTTTTCATTGAAGATAGTAGAGATGAAATAA
- the moaA gene encoding GTP 3',8-cyclase MoaA, protein MEPDALIDSFGRRITSLRISITSKCNLNCYYCHNEGQSRDGSQMSPEHIVNIIRTASKLGVKRVKFSGGEPLMRQDFEDILVNIPKFRNVSATTNGVLLSKRAVSLKSAGLDRVNISLDTLQPETYANICRCNKDIHHMVLDGIQSAVHAGLTPVKLNMVMLKGINETELDDMISFVRLFDGDVILQIIEPMDFGNYGGRVNMDAIEKNLGSRALEVVEREMHRRKKYLLDGAEVEVVRPIDNSRFCAHCSRLRVTADGKLKPCLLVNDNLVDVSRAGIHELEPLFYKAVNLREPFYKG, encoded by the coding sequence ATGGAACCAGATGCACTCATTGATTCTTTTGGGCGGAGGATAACCAGCCTGCGTATATCCATTACCAGTAAATGTAACCTCAATTGTTATTATTGCCATAATGAGGGGCAAAGCAGGGACGGGTCACAAATGAGCCCGGAACATATTGTCAATATTATTAGAACAGCATCCAAACTGGGTGTGAAGAGGGTGAAATTCTCTGGAGGCGAACCCCTGATGCGTCAGGATTTTGAGGATATACTGGTAAACATCCCAAAATTTCGAAACGTCTCTGCCACTACTAACGGAGTGCTGCTCTCAAAAAGGGCTGTCTCACTCAAATCCGCCGGGTTGGACCGGGTCAATATCAGCCTGGATACGCTGCAACCTGAAACGTATGCGAATATATGCCGGTGCAATAAAGATATTCATCACATGGTGCTGGATGGGATACAGTCGGCAGTACATGCCGGCCTGACCCCGGTAAAATTGAACATGGTAATGCTCAAAGGTATCAATGAAACTGAACTGGACGATATGATATCCTTTGTCAGACTGTTTGACGGGGATGTGATATTACAGATAATCGAACCCATGGACTTTGGCAATTACGGGGGTAGGGTCAACATGGATGCTATTGAGAAGAACCTTGGTTCAAGAGCTTTAGAGGTGGTTGAGCGTGAGATGCACCGCAGGAAGAAGTATTTGCTGGACGGTGCTGAAGTGGAAGTTGTAAGACCCATCGATAATTCCCGGTTCTGTGCTCATTGCAGCCGTCTCAGAGTGACCGCTGATGGTAAGCTGAAACCCTGCCTGCTGGTGAACGATAACCTTGTGGACGTTTCACGTGCAGGTATCCATGAACTTGAACCATTGTTCTATAAAGCAGTGAACCTGCGCGAGCCGTTCTATAAAGGATGA